CTTCAACCGTCATAACGGGAAGACTGGGATACCCAGCTCCAAATACCTTCTTCTGCACTTCGTCTTTTGTGATAATTATGGGCTTAAGTGGCTTCTGAGGAGGACGCACTTTTCTGGACTTCTCCTCTTCAATTCCTAACGCAGCACCTTTTCTGACTTGAGCCATGTGTGCAATTAATGGTTTCTCCATTTCAATATTATTCAGCTCATCCACAGCCTGATTAGCAAAACACTTTATCAATGTTATGTAAAAGTTACGCTTCACTTCTTCGTCTACATTACTTTGTTCCATTTCCTTCCCCAGAAGTtccagtttcttttctaattctttCTGCTCTTTATACCTCTGGAGTTTCGTATTTCTCTTGATTGCCATGTCAATGAGATTACTTGAGTGAGGCCCAACTGCTGAGACCACTTTGTCATCATCTTGTTGTGAAGGTTGCGGTACTTCTATATCAATAACACCATAGTCCTTGCATCGTGTAAGAAAGTCACGAAAATATACTTCTGCTGTATTAATGACTTCTAGGCGGTCATCCACGCACAATTTCAAAGCCAGACCGCCTAAAAGTGCCGGTAAGAGTAGGTACTTAATATCATTTGTAGCAATTTCTTCCAAAGCTTCATTTGAACTAAAAACACCCGCTAATGATATCAGTCTTGTAGCGTCCTCCAGAATATGCATTGCTTTCTTGATGAGGCTCTGCAAGACAAACAAGTGTGGATGTAATTACCTTATTGCAACAGAAAACAAAGAGAGtgtgtctcttcaaatgcagcaaatTGTTTTTTTCCAAAtggtaaac
This genomic stretch from Schistocerca cancellata isolate TAMUIC-IGC-003103 chromosome 2, iqSchCanc2.1, whole genome shotgun sequence harbors:
- the LOC126144477 gene encoding immunoglobulin-binding protein 1, with product MANTDDHEMRQVSEMFDEGLQIYKKLDKIDEPTNSSSVQSLIKKAMHILEDATRLISLAGVFSSNEALEEIATNDIKYLLLPALLGGLALKLCVDDRLEVINTAEVYFRDFLTRCKDYGVIDIEVPQPSQQDDDKVVSAVGPHSSNLIDMAIKRNTKLQRYKEQKELEKKLELLGKEMEQSNVDEEVKRNFYITLIKCFANQAVDELNNIEMEKPLIAHMAQVRKGAALGIEEEKSRKVRPPQKPLKPIIITKDEVQKKVFGAGYPSLPVMTVEEFYEKRVKDGDFPDPTQAKALSLQDMAARENANELAEQEEFKKELAIEKDEEEALRRAREWDEFKDEHRRGWGNRMNRS